AGGAGCTAAGCAGGGAGGAGCAATACACATATGATGAATATCAGCGAGATATATGGAAAATGAAAAGCAGATACAAAAGGCAATTGGAAGTACATACAATTGGCTATTCAGAATATGGGAGAAAGCTGTACGGAATAAAAGTTGGAAAAGGTGAAAAATCCATTCTGATTAGCGGAGCGCATCATGGCAGAGAGTGGATCACTGCTCTTTTAATGATGAAAATGATTGAAAATCAAGTACAGCAGGAGGATTTGTATAACCGTATGGGAGAGTATTCTATCTGGTTTGTGCCGATGCTCAATCCAGATGGTGTTACCATCCAGCAGGGAGACCTGCAGAAGTTTCCGCTGTTTTCACGTATTTCTTTAAAAAGGATGAATGAAGGATCGAAAGACTTCACCCGCTGGAAAAGCAATGGAAGAGGAATTGATTTAAACCGTCAATATCCGGCAGGCTGGGATGAGTTGAAGGGTGAAAGTCCGAAGCCTTCTTATAAGAATTATAAAGGCAAAAAACCGCTTGAAGCAAAGGAGGTTCAAGCGATCGTAAGCTTGACGGAAAAAATCAAGCCGACAATTGCTGTCGCTTATCATTCCTCTGGCCAAGAGATTTATTGGGAATACAACAATAAGGAAAACACAGAAAGAGACCGAGCTATTGCTGCAAAATTGGCAGAAACAACAGGCTATGACCTCGGCACTCCTGATGTGGACGCAATTGGCTCAGGTTATACAGACTGGTTTATCAGCACCTATCATTTGCCTGCATTCACCATTGAAATTTGTCCTTCTGTTGAAGAGACAAATCCGCCAATGGACACATTCGGTGAAGAATGGAAGCGGAATGTTCATGTTACGTCTGTTTTGCTCGAGGAAGCAAAACAATTGGAAAATGTACATAAAAAGAATCTAGACTACAGATAATAGGAAAAAAACCAAACGGAGGATTACTATGAAAAATCGGGCTTTTCCTATTTTAGTTGCTTCTATTCTTATTATGGGATTTTTGTTTCCATCCCATAATATAGCAGTCCAGAAAGTGGATTATGAAAAGTATGGGAGCATTGCCATTGCTGTAGTCAAAGCAGATTATCCTGAACAAGCTGTTACAGACTATAAATACATGGGCCGAAAGAAAATATCGACAATGGAAGTGGAAGACAGCTTTCAGTTCATAGTGAAGGAAAATAGCAAAGAGAAAACAGTTCAAGTGACAATTAAACATGATATAAAGAATGATAAGTTTATTTCTTTAACGGTAAGCGAACCTGAGCAGCCATAAAAAAAATCTGGGGGGAACCCAGATTTTTTTTAATAGACATCCTTTTTTGTAAAAGTGAAAAAGGAAACAGCTAATGCCGCAATTCCCCAAACTGCCAATACTGTTAACGAAAACGGCAAGGACATGCCTTCAATAGGCGGGATATTTCCTTGCAAATAATCGGTTAGCCTCAAGTTCACCATAAATAAATATTTGGCAGCTTCCCATGATGATGCAATATTAGAGATGATGGTCCCAGAAATTAAAAAGGCAAGCATCACTCCCATGCCAGCAGCTGTACTCCTGACAAGAATAGACAGCATAAAGGAAAGGGTCCCGACAACAAGGGAGACAAACCAGGCTAAACCAAACACCATCAATATATACTGCCATTGAGGAACGAGATGGACTCCTGCAGTATTAAGCTCTCCAGCTTGGACCGTAAATCCAGTCAAGATTGGAGCAGTCCAGCCTACATAGCCAAAGAACAGTCCGCTGATAAGATAAGAAAATAAACCGAACATAAACAAGATGAACGAGATGGACAGCACCAATGTGATGTATTTGCTGAGCAATATTTTCCAGCGGCGGACCGGCCTTGTTAAGAGCAGCTTTATGGTGCCGATGCTCCTTTCAGATGAAACTAGGTCGGCTGCGACAATCATCACCATTAACGGCAGCAAAAGCTGCATAGAGTTATCAAGAAACACTCGCAGAAATGTTGGCGCCCCAGGCTCCTGCGGATTAATATCATGATCAAGATAATATTGGGATTGACTGATTCGGACTTTTAGCTGATTCCGCCATTCGTCAGAAATCCCGCTTGAGCCTATTCTATTTTGAGTGTCGATAATGGATTGCTGCAAGGTTGTCCGCCAATCCACATCTCCTAATCGTTTCTTTAAGTTTTCCATTTCGCGAAACTGTGCATATGTGAACATAGCAATCATCACGGCAATAATTAAGGTAACAATATACAGCCTTTTGCTCTTAACAAGCTTAAGCATTTCGTTATAGACAAGATTACTCAATCGTGCCACCTCCTGTCAGTTCAAGGAAGAGATGCTCTAAAGAAGGAATTTGTCTATTCATTTCAATTATATTAACATTCGCCTCAAACAACATTTTGCTCCACTTGCTTGCCTCTTCTTCTAAAAAAGGCGTAATGACGTTTTCGCCGTCAATTTTGACAGAAGGAGAGACGCTCTTTAATAGATCAATACCAACATCCATAGGAGTAAAGCGCCAAATAATTCTTTCTTGTGCAGTAAGCAAGGATTGAACAGACTCTGTATGAATAATCTTGCCATTCAAGATGATTGAGACTCTGTCACAAAGCAGCTGGATTTCACTGAGGAGATGGCTTGAAACTAAAACACTTAAGCCTTCCTTTTCCGCCAAAAAGCGGATAAATTGTCTCATTTCTCTTATGCCGGATGGATCTAAACCATTTGTCGGCTCATCAAGTATTAAAACTTTAGGTCTGCTTAAAAGTGCCTGCCCGATGCCAAGTCTCTGTCTCATCCCGAGTGAGTAGGTTTTTACCTTATCATGAATTCTGTCTTTCAAACCGACAAGCTCGATGATATCTTCAATCCGTTTATCATCAACCCCCTTTAACATGCGCGCAAAAAATTGCAGGTTTTCCCAGCCGGTTAAGTAAGGATATAGCTCTGGATTTTCTACAATGCAACCAAGCCTTTCCATTGCTTTAGAAAAATCCTTTTTAACATCATAGCCGCAAATTTGGATGGAACCAGAGGTTGGCTTAATCAAACCGACAAGCATTCGAATTGTTGTTGTTTTTCCGGCTCCGTTTGGTCCAAGAAAACCAAATACTTCTCCGCTTTTCAGTTCAAAGCTGATATCTTTAATAATCTTTCTTTTCCCAATCGTTTTCGTCAGGTTTTTAACTGCCAGTGTTGTTTCACTCATTTTCTTCTACCTCCCAGGAAATTAAGGAAGCGACTCTGTCTGCCATCAATTCGTATCCTTGTTTGTTCGGATGGAAATGGTCTGAATAAAGATAGGTTTGGACATTCTGCTGAAAAATATCATATGTAGGAACAAAGATTGTCTTCGCAAAAGCTGCACTCGTTTCCGCACTTTCATAATTCCAGTCCCGGACAATTTTAGAGGTAAGCTCACTATCTTCCAAATCACTGAAAGGATTATAGAGACCAATCAGGTAAATTGGTGTCTTCTCATTTGTCGCTCTAATTGTTGTCAAAATATCCTCTAAATTCTGATTATAGGTTGCAGATAATTTGGAAACAGTACCATCATCAAAATGGGATAGTGTTTCTCCACCCTGGAATAAATCATTTCCGCCTATCGTAATAAAAATGATGTCGGCATTTTTAATTTGCCGCTGTATTTCCTGCTGCTTGACCTGGGCCGAGAGCTCTGTAGAGGTTTGGCCTTTAATACCATAGTTTTTTAGTGTAATGTCTTCATCTGTTTTATCAGACAGCTTGTCTTTCAGATAGCCGATATAGCCTTTTCCTGCCTCATCGCCAGTTCCCCTTGTAAGAGAATCTCCTAGAGCTAAAAGCTGTACCCCTCCAGATGGTGCTGCTTCTGCAGGTTTATTGGATGTGTCTAATTCCTTCTTAGAGCCTTGGGCATAATCGACAAGCACCCAGCCGAGACCAAACATCCACATCAAACAGACGAGCAAAGAAAGCGAAGTAATATAGATGGTTGCCTTCTTTTTCAATATGTCTCCCCCTTTTTCATTTTTAAGTTCTTATGTCATATTTTATCGATGCTTGTAAGCGGAAGCAAACAATAGCTAGTTTTAAGTGTTGACAAGTAAAAGATTAAATAGACGTTATGGATGTTAAAGCAAAAAAAGAGTCAGGCAAAAGCGCAAGACTCTATTTCTATGTTAATGAATGTCCTTTTTCTTAAAGCGTCCGCCTCGAACCTCTGCAATATTAGCTACTGCAAGGAAAGCAGTTGGGTCCAGCTCCTCTACAATCAGCTTCAGCTTCGCTTCTTCCAATCTGTTGATGACACAGAAGATGACTTTCTTATTATCGCCAGTATAGGCACCTTCACCTTTCAGATAAGTTACCCCCCGTCCTAATCTTGCGATAATTGTCTCACCAATCACTTCAGCATTATCGCTGATAATCCAGGCTGACTTTGATTCATCGAGTCCAGCTATGACAATATCGATCACTTTAAAGGCAATAAAGTAAGCGATGATGGAATACATTGCACGATCCCAAGTGAAAACAAAACCTGCCGTAATAAAAATAAAAAAGTTAAAAAACATAATAATTTCTCCGACAGAAAAGGGAAGTTTCTTACTGAAAAGAAGTGCGAGTATTTCGGTGCCATCCAATGAGCCTCCGAAGCGAAGAACGATGCCAACGCCAACACCAAGAATAATTCCGCCGAAAACAGTTGCAAGCAGTAAATCTTCTGTAAATACAGGTACATCATGAAGCAGAATGGTTGTTATGGAAAGAACCGTTATTCCTAATAATGTGGAAAGGGCGAATGTCTTCCCAATTTGTTTATAACCGATGTAAAAAAACGGAATATTCAAAAGGAAGATAAAGAAGCCTAGCTTAACGGATAGCAAGTGGGAAAGGATAATGGAAATACCGACAATTCCGCCATCAAGGATTTGATTAGGAACAAGAAATTCTTCAATGCCAATTCCCATCATGACACTTCCTAAGATAATAAAAAGTGCTCTTTTCAATAGAACGCTTTTAGGCAGCACTTTATGCTGCGGTTTTTCCATATTTATAGATGTTTCAAGCTGTGGTGATTCCATTCAGTTTCCTCCAATCAATATAGTGAATTTTAAGAATTATTAAAATTTAAAAAGGGCAAATATAAAGGGGATACTCTAAATAGAGGGGTTAGTATTATTTTATCATACAGATGTTTAGTTGGCATATTCTAAAGCTTCAAGAAGAAGCTTGGCTGGCTTTATTTAAACCAGCCTTTTCGTTTGAAGTATAAGAACATGCAGCAAGCTATCAGAACCATTGTTCCTAATAAACTAAAGTAACCATATTTCCAGTTTAACTCAGGCATATACCGGAAATTCATGCCGTAAAGGCCAGCAAGAAAGCTCAGTGGCATGAATATGGTTGTAATCACTGTCAGGATTTGCATAATGCGGTTGGACTGGTGGGCATTATAAGACAGGTAGCTGTCTCTAATATCAGCAGTCATTTCTCTGTTAGATTCAATTACTTCTGCCAGCTTCAATAAATGGTCGTAAATATCTGAGTAGTATTCCCGTTTATTAGAAACAGCTGTTAATCTTTTTGTGTTTAACAATGTATAGAGGAGATCTCTCATCGGCACAACTGTATGGCGCACAGATAATAATCGATGCCTTGTTTCATAAAGGTCGTCTAATAATACTTCCATTGATTTGTTTTCAGGGTTTTCGTCAATTTCATTCAGAAAATCTTCAATTTCATAAATAATGGGTATATAGTTGTCAACAAGTCGGTCTAATAATTCATAAAGTACAGTGAATTGACTCCACTTAGCTGGCTTTTTTTCACCTAAGAGCTTTTTGGCCACAAATTGGACTTCGATGGAAGGTTCCTTATGAAAGCTGACGATATAATTATCACCTATAAAAAGATTAAGTTCTTCTTTCGCATATGTTTTAGCTTCAAGACTGTGGGTAACCAAAAAAGTATACTCGTCAAAATAGTCTATTTTAGGACGCTGCAGATTATGGAGGCAATCTTCAATAGATAGGGGATGGAATTGAAGAGGCTCCCGTAAATATTCAATTTCACTATCCACAGGGCTATTGAAATCAATCCAATACCACTCATAATTGCCTTCCTGCAAGTCCTCCATAGTCAGGCCAGTTTCTAACGTATTCTGTTTTGTTAATGCGATAATGTCAATCATTTTTTCTCCTTAATACTGGGAGCAAGGATATACCTTATGTCCATAATAATAATAGTGTATATATTATCATATTCTTGACGAAAAAACTTTTCAAGGTTATTATTTCATTAGTTAGTTACAAAAAGTAAGTAAAATGGAGGGTACCAATGACTACAGAAATTAGCAGTGAACAGTTTATGGATATATTAAAAGCACGCAGAGCCGTGAAAGTTTACGACGAGAGCTATCAATTATCAAAGGAAGAAATTGAAGAGCTTCTTGAGTTAGCAGGTAGAGCGCCGTCTGCTTGGAATCTGCAGCATTGGCATTTTGTTGTTTTTCATGGAAATGAAGCACAAGAAAAACTTCTTCCGATTGCTTTCAACCAACAACAGATAACACAGTCATCTTGTGTTATCGCTGTGCTAGGTGATTTAGAAGCAGATAAAAACGCAGAAGAAGTATTCGGGAAAGATATGGAAAAAGGCAGAATAAAAGAAGAGCTTGCTGATGTTATTAAAGGCCAGATTAAAGGAGCATACTCTAACGACGTATATCCTAGAGATGCAGCTAACTCTAATGCTTCCTTGGCTGCTATGCAGTTAATGATTGCAGCAAAAGGCAAAGGACTGGATACATGTGCTATCGGCGGTTTCAACCGCGGGAAGTTTGTGGAAGAGTTCCAAATCTCTGAGCGCTATTTGCCGATAATGCTTATCACAGTCGGAAAGGCAGCTGCTCCTGGTAGAGAAACAGACCGCTTGCCATTAGAAAAAACAACTACTTGGATTTAAGGAAAAAACCGGACAGATGTCCGGTTTTTTGTCTATATGCCCATTCTTTTATGAGGCTATACATAACGATTTTTTGCATCAGAAGTAATGCTTAAATGCTTTTTTTGCTATAATAGTGATAATTAAATCGCATGTTAATGCCTGTGAGGATGAATGGATATGAAAATACTTGTTATAGAGGATAATGAAAGTGTATGCTCCATGCTGGAGATGTTTTTTCTAAAGGAAAACTATGAAGGCGTATTTATACATAATGGTAAAGAAGCGCTAGATTATTTTATGGAAAATCAGGAGTGGGATATCATCATTGTCGACTGGATGCTGCCTGGAATGGAGGGCGTGACAATCTGCAGGAAAATAAGAGAGGTCAGCTCTGTTCCAATTATCATGCTGACTGCAAAAGACAGTGAGTCAGATCAGGTGCTCGGACTGGAGATGGGTGCAGATGATTATGTGACGAAACCATTCAGCCCATTGACACTGATGGCGAGAATTAAAGCTGTTACCCGCCGTTATCAGAAGGATGCTGTCAGCAAAGTGGATTCTAATTTCCTGACAAGCGAACATTTTAAAATCAGCAAAGAAACGAGAGAAGTAATCTATAATGGCAAGACACTTTCCAACTTGACTCCGAAGGAATTTGATCTGCTTTATTATTTGATAAGCAATCCGAAACAGGTGTTCACTCGAGAGCAGCTGCTTGACAGAGTATGGGGTTATCAGTTCTATGGAGATGAAAGAACAGTGGATGTTCATATTAAAAGGCTCCGCAATAAGATTGGCACAAAAGAACAGCCGTTTATTCATACAATCTGGGGAGTAGGATATAAGTTTGACGAAAGTGCCGGCAATGGAGAATAAAAGAAAAATAAAAGAGGAGGGATTTGTCCCTCCTCTTTTTATACGATTTCTGCTTCTGATGGGGAAACAGCTGGCTGAGCTATCTGCCTTTGGCTGGAGCTTTCAGGAAGCTCCTCAAGCTCGCGCATCTTCATTACTTCCACATATTTAATATGGTGGTCTTCCATTTCAATTATTTTAAAGCTGTAGGAATCGAATGTCAGGATATCTCCTTCTGTTGCATCATAATCAGAAGTCAAAATCCAGCCACCTAATGTATCAATATCCTCATCATCCATCTCAATGGACAGCAGGGAGTTGACTTGTGTTATCAACAGCTTTGCATCGAGGATAAAGTGGTTTTCCTTCACCTTTTGAATGCTTGGAATCTCATCCATATCAAATTCATCGCGAATATCACCGACAATCTCTTCAATGATGTCCTCAACTGTTACTAAACCTGAGGTTCCGCCGTATTCGTCCATTAATATCGCCATATGAATTCGTTCCTTCTGCATTTTAACGAGCAAATCATGGATTGGAACGGTTTCAATGACTCGGATAACTGGACGAATATAGGAATCTAGCTTTTTCGCGCTTAAATCTTTTGAACGAATCAATGCGGTCATAATTTCCTTGACGTTAATCATGCCGACAATATGATCCTTGTCACCATCTGTAATAGGGTATCTTGTAAACTGTTCACCTTGAATGACGTCCATTAGGTCATCAAGGTTGCTTTCTTGTTCCAATGAGATGATCTCTGTACGCGGAACCATAATTTCCTTTGCGATGCGATCATCAAAATCGAAAATCTTGTTTACATACTTAAACTCTGATTGGTTTATTTCGCCGCTTTTAAAACTTTCAGAGACAATAATGCGAAGTTCTTCCTCCGAATGGGCTAAATCATTTTCAGAAACAGGCTTTAATCCAAACATGCGAGTAATGATTCTTGCAGATCCGTTTAAGACCCAAATGAATGGGTACAGCACCTTATAAAAAGCAATCAATGGTCTTGCTGCCATTAAGGTAATTAATTCTGCTTTATGAATAGCGAATGTTTTTGGAGCCAATTCTCCCACTACTACATGAAGAAACGTAATAATGGCAAATGATATGGAAAAGGACAAGATTGTCACAGCTGCTTCCGGAATGTGAATAAAATGGAATAAAGGTAACAGAATGTCATGAATTGTTTCCTCACCAAGCCACCCGATGCCAAGTGCTGTAATGGTGATACCCAATTGACATGCCGATAAATATTCATCAAGGTTTGTGATGATTTTTTTTGCGGCAATGGCATTTTTGTTGCCTTCCTCCATTAACTGGTCAATTTTAGAACTGCGCACTCTGATAATAGCAAACTCTGAAGCTACAAAAAATGCAGTAAAAGCAATCAAAATGGCTATAATAACCAAGTTAAATATGTCCAATAAGTTTCCTTATCCCGCAATAGGCGAGTAAGGAGTCACCTCCTGATTAATACATGATATTAAATTTTCAAATGGCTAATTGACATGTCTATATTTCTGGATCCTTTTTTAAAATGAATGTGATCTAGTCTTAGTTTGTATGAAGCTGATTGTAGGTTCTAGGATATGATCAATCATTTTAGGAAAAGAATCAGAAGTTCTTTTTAGATTTACGATCCCATCGTACCACCTCAATCTTTCCGTTAGATATAATAATAATTATACTTTAAGCCAAACTGCGCAGTCAAACGATGCAATTTTTCAATTTTCAGTTTATTGAATGATGGCTAAAGCTCTTATTTATCATTTTATGTGAAAGAGAAAAAAATATGTTTAAGCATTGTTTGTCTTTTTGCTCAATATTTAGTGCGGTCTTTAAGCTTTGACCGCACTCTTATGTAGTTATTTTGCCTTTACCACTTCTATAGAAGAAATGTGATCGTTTTGTACTTCGGCTACTTTGAATATATAGCCTTCATATTCAATAGAATCTCCTAAACTTAACTCAGAGCTGACAGAAAACAGCCAGCCGCCAATCGTGTGCATTTCGTCATTTTCAATGGAAATGGAGAGAAGTTGGCTCACATCATTTATATGAAGTTTAGAATCCATTCGATAATGGTTTTCGCCGATTTTCTCGATGGAAGGCTTTTCGTCTACATCGAATTCGTCCATAATATCTCCGACTATTTCTTCTAAAATATCTTCGACAGTAACAAGCCCTGCTGTCCCGCCAAACTCATCATGAAGAATGGCAATGGAAGTCCGTTCCTTCTGCATTCTTATTAAGAGCAGTTGGATTGGTATTGTTTCCATCACATGAATAATCGGTTGAATATACGTTTTTAATGGAGAATTATCCATGCAGCTGTCTCTAATACAATCAGTCAATATTTGTTTTGCATGGATAAAGCCGACAATCATATCCTTATTCCCGTCTTTCATAATCGGAAATCTTGTGTAGCGATTAGAGCTGATTGCTGTAATGGCCTCATTTAATGGCATGTCCTCTGATAATGCTACCATTTCTGTTCGCGGCACCATCACTTCATGAGCAAGTCTGTTATCAAACTCAAAGATTCGTTGGACATAACGATATTCCGTCCTGTTTATTTCTCCATTTTGATAGCTTTCCTTCAAAATAAGCTGAAGCTCTTCTTCTGACAGTGCGTTGTCATTCGTATCAGTGCTTTTGACCCCATATAAGCGGGCTACTAGTCTAGCTGCATGATTCAATACCCATATAAAAGGGAAGGTGATTTTATAAAACAAAATGAGAGGTTTCGATAAAGACAAGGTGACTCTTTCCGCATAACGGATAGCGATAGATTTAGGAAAGAGCTCCCCAATGACAACATTAATATAAGTGACAACAGAAAACGCCAGCACAAAGGAAATAATATGTGCTGCAGAATCTGGCAGCTGTAATTTTGCTACAACCGGCGCCATAATTTTCAGCACAGTCGGTTCACCGAGCCAGCCTAAACCCAATGAGGTTATGGTGATTCCGAGCTGGCAAGCAGATAGGTAGCTATCCAAATGGGTCGTGATTGTTTTGGCAGAAGCTACGTTCTTATGTCCAGCTGCCTCCAAAGAATTCAACCGGCTTGGTCGCACTCTGACCATGGCAAATTCGATTGCAACAAAAAAGGCAGAAAAGGCTATTAGTACAAGTATGAGAAGAAGATTGGAAATAATCACTGCGCTCAACACCATTCGTTATTGTCTTTGCTGCTACTCCTAAACTAATTGTTAGTCTGCACTAAATGCAGAATTCTTAGTAAGAATTTAAATAGCATTATTTTTTAAATAGCGCATTTCCAATAATTTTAAACATTTTAGTATTTTTAGAAGAATTCAAAAGGGGAAAAGGAGGGGATTAGGTACGGCGATTTAATGCTGTCCAATCTCGCTCTAGCATGCTGTACAAATATAAATCATGGTAATGATCATAAAGCCATTCTCCGTCCCTAAGGATACCTTCCTTTTTGAAGTGAAGTTTCTCAGGTATTGCTTGACTTTTGAAATTGTTAACTCCACAGCGTATTTCAATTCTGTTGAGGTTTAAATAATAAAAAGCGTGATTTAAAACAGCAACGACACATTTAGTCATGATTCCTTTTCCTTGGACAGCTTCTCCTAAATAATAGCCGATGCTTGCTTGGCGGCTCATCCAGTCCAGCTGCTGAAGAGATATCATACCGATAAGTTTGTCTCTGTAAAAAATTCCGGCCTGGAAGCCATTGTTATCTGCAAGCTGTTTATGCCAGTCAGGAATGATCGACTGGTATTGATAAGGAGAGATAATATGATCAATCCAAGGAAGCCATTCCTTTAAATAGGCACGATTCTGGTCAACAAGCTGAAAGAGCTCATTGCTATCCTGCATATGAAGCATGCGGATGTGGATTTCATGATCGACAGCTAAATGAAATATATAGAATCATTCCCTTCTATGAATGATAATTAATTCCCTTTAGCTTATGCCAAACTAACGTTTCTTGTTATCAGAAATGCTTTAAATTCCAACGAGAATAGGCGTTTTGACTAGAAAAGGAATATTGAAAAAAATATAAAAAATAGCTTAATATTCTCCTATATACGCCGATAGACATAGTAAATGAGTAGTTATTTTATCCTATGTTGTTAGCGCTTTTATAAAGCGAACTAGTTTGCTGTGAAGGGAGATAGATTGTTGTGAAAAAGAAAAGTTTATTAGCTAAAATGGTGGCACTTGTATTCCTAGCTGTCCTAGTTGGTGCAGCTGCAAGTGGAACGGCAGTATATTTGTTAAACAGCGGGTTTGAACAGTCTGTTCTCTTGA
This DNA window, taken from Niallia sp. Man26, encodes the following:
- a CDS encoding GNAT family protein, encoding MFHLAVDHEIHIRMLHMQDSNELFQLVDQNRAYLKEWLPWIDHIISPYQYQSIIPDWHKQLADNNGFQAGIFYRDKLIGMISLQQLDWMSRQASIGYYLGEAVQGKGIMTKCVVAVLNHAFYYLNLNRIEIRCGVNNFKSQAIPEKLHFKKEGILRDGEWLYDHYHDLYLYSMLERDWTALNRRT